The window ACTTCGATCAATAGCATCTTCTAACCACCACCAGCAATCCCGACAACCCCAATCGCGTCCTCCTACTATCTCTTGGTCAATCATTCCACACCACCGCGACACAATGGTCCTGAATATCTCGCACACTACGCTCGGATTGCATAACTCCTGAGCAAGCCTTGCCATCAGGAGAGCTTGAGTCAACGCGAACATAAGCCGGTTTGTTTCGGATCCGTTAACGATTCAGACTCTAGGAGGTCTAACGAAACAAAGGGGCTAGTCTCAGCTTGAGCTTTTGCCTCGGAGAAACTCCTCGCTGGTTGTTGACAGCGCTAAAGCGGTGGAGCATGCTTTCGTGACGACTCAATCTGGTGGGTATATCATTCGCGCAACAGCCTCGGCATGATGCGCCTATTTTGACAGGGACGGTAATGGTTTTCGCAAACTCCAATCGATAGAATACAAATTCCAATCGAAATAGCAAGAGTCTCAATGCGAGCGGCACAGCACAACGTAAACCATGGAGACAATCGAGACTTCTCAAGATTCTTGGCGTCGCCTTTACTGGATCACTCTTGCTGGCGGCCTGTGGTAGCGCATCGACTAGTTCATCGACCACCACGACCGTTAAGAGCACCTCTGGCACTCCTATTCATGGGGGTGTTGCTAGCTATGCATTACCGATTGGAGAGGAGTTCAGTTGGATACTCCCACTGGAGAATGAGGCCAACTACGAAGACTATGACTCAAACGTGGAGAGTGGGCTTTGGCGGCCCCTGTACTTTGCGGGAGCGAGAGGTAAAACGGGCGTCAACTATAAACTCTCAATCGCCGATCCTCCTGTGCACTCCCATGGTGATACCGAAGTTACGGTTGACCTGAAGCAGGGATGGAAGTGGTCAGACGGACAGCCGGTCACCACCAGCGATGTGCGCTTCT is drawn from Ferrimicrobium sp. and contains these coding sequences:
- a CDS encoding ABC transporter substrate-binding protein produces the protein MLAACGSASTSSSTTTTVKSTSGTPIHGGVASYALPIGEEFSWILPLENEANYEDYDSNVESGLWRPLYFAGARGKTGVNYKLSIADPPVHSHGDTEVTVDLKQGWKWSDGQPVTTSDVRFFFELEAAGAKLGDYAPYVPGEMPDDIKSVTYNGPYSFTIHLTHSYNPEWFTGNQLTWIYPLPRQVWDKTCATCAVGHNAATPSGATAVFKYLYKESGNLLELLTK